A single Lolium perenne isolate Kyuss_39 chromosome 6, Kyuss_2.0, whole genome shotgun sequence DNA region contains:
- the LOC139829953 gene encoding probable high-affinity nitrate transporter-activating protein 2.2, protein MARQGMVMALLVVVLAAECVESVTGAAMLSQLKPTLAVTASPTPNQVLHGGEDVITVTWSLNATAGTDAEYKKVKVSLCYAPVSQKGREWRKTHDDLKKDKTCQFKVTEQAYAATGTVEYRVALDIPTATYFVRAYALDASGTKVAYGQTLPGATFDVVSITGVTTSIKVAAGVFSTFSIASLAFFFFIEKRKKNN, encoded by the exons ATGGCTCGGCAAGGGATGGTCATGGCGTTGCTGGTGGTGGTCCTCGCCGCAGAGTGTGTGGAGTCGGTGACTGGCGCGGCGATGCTCTCGCAGCTGAAACCAACCCTCGCGGTCACCGCCTCCCCCACTCCCAACCAAG TTCTTCACGGCGGCGAGGACGTGATCACGGTGACGTGGTCCCTCAACGCGACGGCCGGCACAGACGCGGAGTACAAGAAGGTGAAGGTGAGCCTGTGCTACGCGCCGGTGAGCCAGAAGGGACGCGAGTGGCGCAAGACCCACGACGACCTCAAGAAGGACAAGACCTGCCAGTTCAAGGTCACCGAGCAGGCCTACGCCGCCACCGGCACGGTCGAGTACCGCGTCGCCCTCGACATCCCCACCGCCACCTACTTCGTGCGCGCCTACGCTCTCGACGCCTCCGGCACGAAGGTCGCCTACGGCCAGACCTTGCCCGGCGCCACCTTTGACGTCGTCAGCATCACCGGCGTCACGACCTCCATCAAGGTCGCCGCCGGCGTCTTCTCTACCTTTTCCATCGCCTCGCTCGCCTTCTTTTTCTTTATCGAGAAACGCAAGAAGAACAACTAA